A portion of the Candidatus Pristimantibacillus lignocellulolyticus genome contains these proteins:
- a CDS encoding DUF1700 domain-containing protein, with translation MNKDQFLTILRKELKSMPGKDQKELLEDYETHYAFGEQAGKTEEEISLELGNPLELAQEALEEYKRNSPPLMKKSESESMTRTVFAVIGLFSLNFILAVVPIGLSIWAVWLSLSLSAFAMIIAPALVLFDSIINSQFLPGRLFASLAITGLGILLCIACIYLGKVLLKITKSYYHWNLRVIKGGK, from the coding sequence ATGAATAAAGATCAATTTCTTACAATTCTTCGTAAGGAACTTAAGTCTATGCCCGGCAAGGATCAGAAAGAGTTATTAGAAGATTACGAAACGCATTATGCATTCGGAGAACAAGCAGGTAAGACGGAAGAAGAAATTTCGTTGGAGCTTGGCAACCCACTCGAGCTAGCACAAGAAGCTCTTGAAGAATATAAGAGAAATTCCCCTCCTCTAATGAAGAAGTCAGAGTCGGAATCAATGACCAGAACGGTATTTGCGGTTATCGGTCTGTTCTCTCTCAATTTTATACTTGCGGTCGTTCCAATTGGCTTGTCGATATGGGCTGTTTGGCTTAGCTTATCGCTAAGTGCTTTCGCTATGATTATTGCACCTGCGTTAGTTTTGTTCGATTCTATAATTAATAGTCAATTTTTACCTGGTAGACTGTTTGCCTCATTAGCGATTACTGGCTTAGGTATCTTGCTATGTATCGCATGCATTTACCTTGGTAAAGTGCTGTTGAAAATTACAAAGTCGTACTATCACTGGAACTTGCGCGTCATTAAAGGAGGAAAGTAA
- a CDS encoding DUF4097 domain-containing protein — MRKRWILTAIILFVVGITGLTFNKFEVDDKKIINVEKEWTFDAQTLNNITVNGTSNDLDVKFITSDSATGSILVNGNTDQDTIDKINMASIVNNKFELDLKTEFKFQFLNLNFKNTKIYITVSLPKDYKLDVVDIGTNSGNFNIEQVLAKQATFNTKSGNVKVVNVLADQTTITTYSGNLKAEDIHAETISLSTKSGNLTANTIMGELQASVNSGNIKIDDLSGEVTAKSSSGNVTISQATAHAADVTVASGNVTFTTAEGFGGFYELRSNSGNIHAPDSLGTSTEIIKINTKSGNIKVK, encoded by the coding sequence ATGAGAAAACGTTGGATCCTTACCGCCATTATTCTATTTGTGGTCGGTATTACCGGATTAACTTTTAATAAATTCGAAGTAGATGACAAAAAGATTATAAACGTTGAAAAAGAATGGACTTTCGATGCACAAACTCTAAATAATATTACCGTTAATGGTACATCTAATGATTTGGATGTCAAATTCATAACTAGTGACAGTGCTACAGGTTCAATACTAGTCAATGGGAATACCGATCAAGACACTATTGATAAAATTAATATGGCTTCCATTGTAAATAACAAGTTCGAATTAGATCTAAAAACAGAGTTCAAATTTCAATTTCTCAATTTAAATTTTAAGAATACAAAAATATATATTACAGTTTCTCTTCCTAAGGATTATAAACTCGATGTTGTTGATATTGGGACTAATTCAGGAAACTTCAACATCGAGCAAGTCCTTGCCAAACAAGCAACATTTAATACAAAATCAGGGAATGTTAAAGTCGTAAATGTATTAGCAGATCAAACAACGATAACTACGTATTCTGGTAATCTTAAGGCGGAAGATATTCATGCTGAAACTATATCGCTATCAACTAAATCCGGCAATTTGACTGCTAATACAATAATGGGTGAACTTCAAGCATCTGTTAATTCAGGTAATATTAAAATCGATGATTTATCTGGTGAAGTTACTGCAAAAAGTAGCTCTGGTAACGTAACTATTTCACAAGCGACAGCCCATGCGGCAGATGTTACAGTAGCATCTGGAAATGTAACATTTACTACTGCTGAAGGATTTGGTGGTTTCTACGAATTACGTTCAAATTCAGGAAATATTCATGCACCCGATTCATTAGGAACTTCTACAGAGATTATCAAAATTAATACGAAATCAGGAAATATTAAAGTGAAATAA
- a CDS encoding prolipoprotein diacylglyceryl transferase yields the protein MTFPVWINLGFITLHPHTVFEALAYFLSFRLYLYTRTKGALRIDQGIWIIVGAIIGAAIGSKVLYWFEDPQQLIQRWNDYVYIMGGKTIVGGLLGGLIGVELMKKKLGITSSTGDDMTLPLIMGIAIGRIGCFLTGLDDHTYGTPTTWITAIDFGDGIRRHPTQLYELFFLLLLATLLLCYKYQLRKRHSLAITSPMILPNGAIFQLFMTCYLTFRFTIDFIKPTPHPYFGLNNIQLACLLGLIYYGSLLYQWIGKPHHNYTEESNYANQK from the coding sequence ATGACTTTTCCTGTCTGGATTAATCTCGGATTCATTACACTACATCCACACACAGTATTTGAAGCACTTGCCTATTTTTTAAGCTTCCGGCTATATTTGTACACACGAACAAAGGGCGCTCTTCGCATTGATCAAGGTATCTGGATTATTGTTGGAGCTATTATTGGTGCAGCTATTGGCTCTAAAGTACTGTACTGGTTCGAAGACCCTCAACAATTAATACAGCGTTGGAATGATTATGTATATATTATGGGTGGAAAGACCATTGTAGGAGGATTACTTGGTGGACTTATCGGCGTTGAATTAATGAAGAAAAAGTTAGGTATCACAAGTTCTACCGGTGACGATATGACGCTCCCTCTCATTATGGGAATTGCGATTGGTCGTATTGGTTGTTTCTTAACTGGTCTTGATGACCATACGTACGGAACTCCAACCACATGGATTACTGCTATCGACTTTGGGGATGGTATTCGCCGTCACCCTACTCAATTGTATGAACTGTTTTTCTTACTTCTACTCGCAACGCTACTACTATGTTACAAATATCAATTACGTAAGCGTCACTCTCTTGCCATTACTTCCCCTATGATTCTACCTAACGGCGCTATCTTCCAACTATTTATGACCTGTTATCTTACTTTTCGCTTTACAATTGATTTCATTAAACCAACACCTCATCCTTACTTCGGACTTAATAATATTCAGCTCGCTTGTTTACTAGGATTAATATACTATGGATCACTATTGTATCAATGGATTGGAAAACCACATCATAATTATACGGAGGAATCTAATTATGCCAACCAAAAATAG
- a CDS encoding radical SAM protein, which yields MPTKNRPYIFYELTNSICSKCLRKVEAKVIIEDDQVFLLKYCGHHGREKVLISTDVEYYKKCREFLKPAEMPQHWNTPIRYGCPYDCGLCPDHEQHSCLTLLEITERCNLQCPICYAESSPHHGSFRSLEQIEKMLDAIVRNEEEPDIVQISGGEPTIHPQFFEILDLVKSKPIKHIMVNTNGLKIAQDRKFAARLASYMPGFEIYLQFDSFEEATLRELRGVDLREVRRKALDNLNEYNVSTTLVVTLKKGLNDHEIGDIIQFGLKQRAVRGVTFQPIQAAGRLEEYDPSKERLTLSEVRQGIIDQSGVFLPEDIIPVPCHPDCLAMGYALKLGDEVIPLTGMMDPAILLEGGRNTIVFEQDADLKSKIFDLFSTAHSPTSSALSLKNLLCCLPMVSVPQDINYDNVFRVIIMQFLDPYNFDVRSVKKSCVHIVHPDGRIIPFDTYNMFYRGDKEQKLIELQREFELRSRGD from the coding sequence ATGCCAACCAAAAATAGACCCTATATTTTCTATGAGTTAACAAATAGCATATGCTCCAAGTGTCTACGTAAAGTAGAAGCAAAAGTCATAATAGAAGACGACCAAGTATTTTTACTTAAATATTGTGGGCATCATGGGCGGGAAAAAGTATTAATTTCGACCGATGTTGAATATTACAAGAAGTGTAGAGAGTTTCTAAAGCCTGCAGAAATGCCTCAACATTGGAATACGCCCATTCGCTACGGCTGTCCGTATGATTGCGGATTATGTCCAGACCATGAGCAACATAGCTGTCTAACTTTGCTCGAAATAACAGAGCGATGTAATCTACAATGTCCAATATGTTATGCAGAGTCTTCTCCCCATCACGGATCATTTCGCTCATTAGAACAAATTGAGAAAATGCTTGATGCGATCGTTCGTAATGAGGAAGAACCAGATATTGTGCAAATTAGCGGTGGTGAACCAACGATCCATCCACAGTTTTTCGAAATTCTTGATCTCGTCAAAAGTAAACCTATTAAACATATTATGGTCAATACGAATGGATTAAAAATTGCTCAAGATCGTAAGTTTGCTGCGAGATTAGCATCTTATATGCCCGGCTTTGAAATATATTTGCAATTTGATAGCTTCGAAGAAGCTACACTACGTGAATTACGAGGTGTAGATCTACGTGAGGTTCGTCGTAAAGCATTAGACAACCTCAATGAATACAACGTCTCAACGACATTAGTCGTTACACTGAAAAAAGGTCTAAATGATCATGAGATCGGTGATATTATTCAATTCGGATTGAAACAACGTGCTGTCCGAGGCGTCACTTTCCAACCTATTCAAGCTGCTGGAAGACTAGAGGAATATGATCCCTCTAAGGAGCGACTGACTCTTAGTGAAGTACGTCAAGGGATTATCGATCAATCTGGCGTTTTTCTACCTGAAGATATCATTCCAGTACCTTGTCATCCAGATTGTTTAGCTATGGGCTATGCATTGAAGTTAGGAGATGAAGTTATCCCGCTAACCGGCATGATGGACCCCGCTATTTTATTAGAAGGTGGTAGAAATACGATCGTCTTTGAGCAAGATGCTGATCTAAAATCTAAAATTTTTGATCTATTCTCAACAGCTCATTCACCAACTTCATCGGCACTTTCACTCAAAAATCTATTATGCTGCTTACCGATGGTATCGGTTCCTCAAGATATTAATTATGATAATGTATTTCGTGTCATTATAATGCAATTTTTAGACCCTTATAACTTCGATGTTCGTTCTGTCAAAAAATCATGTGTACATATTGTTCATCCAGATGGTCGTATTATCCCATTCGATACGTATAATATGTTCTATCGTGGTGACAAAGAGCAAAAACTAATTGAGCTACAACGTGAATTTGAACTAAGGTCAAGAGGTGATTAG
- a CDS encoding zinc ribbon domain-containing protein YjdM, producing the protein MSSLPNCPKCNSEYTYEDGSMLICPECAHEWTLESESDNTLGAEVVKDGNGNILNDGDSVTIIKDLKVKGSSSVLKIGTKVKNIRLVDGDHNIDCKIDGFGAMKLKSEFVKKV; encoded by the coding sequence ATGTCTAGTTTGCCAAACTGCCCTAAATGTAATTCTGAGTACACATACGAGGACGGAAGCATGCTGATCTGTCCAGAATGTGCTCATGAATGGACGTTGGAATCGGAGAGCGACAATACGTTGGGTGCCGAAGTTGTAAAAGATGGGAACGGAAATATTTTGAATGATGGTGACAGTGTTACGATCATTAAAGATCTTAAAGTTAAAGGAAGTTCTTCCGTATTGAAAATTGGTACAAAAGTGAAAAACATTCGATTGGTCGATGGTGATCATAATATAGATTGTAAAATCGATGGTTTTGGAGCAATGAAGTTGAAGTCCGAGTTTGTGAAAAAAGTATAA